The Drosophila biarmipes strain raj3 chromosome X, RU_DBia_V1.1, whole genome shotgun sequence genome includes the window AAAAGCCGCCCAAGGCACAGGCCACCACTCAGCCCAGTAAGATCTCAGCGGAACCCGGTCTGGGCACGCCGGGAAGGAAGGGTTTGCCACTGCCCCAAGCCGTGGCCCGCAGGAATGCCCGGGAACGGAATCGCGTCAAGCAGGTGAACAACGGATTTGCCCTGCTGCGCGACAAGATTCCCGAGGAGGTTTCGGAGGCCTTCGAGGCCCAGGGCGCGGGCCGGGGGGCCAGCAAGAAGCTCTCCAAGGTGGAGACCCTGCGCATGGCCGTGGAGTACATCAGGAGCCTGGAGAAGCTGCTGGGCTTCGATTTCCCGCCACTCAGCGGCCAGGGCAACAGCTCCGGCTCCGGCGACGACAGCTTCATGTTCATCAAGGACGAGTTCGATGGCCTGGACGAGCATTTCGACGACTCCCTGAGCAACTACGAGCTGGAGGAGCCCCTGCCGCCGGCTGGCCAGCCAGCCTTGCCAGTGGAGAGCCAGATTCCCAATGCGAGCCAGAACGAGAACCAGAGTCCCCTGCAAGCCAGCGATCTCCTGCCCAGCTTGACCACGCTGAATGGGATGCAGTACATCAGGATACCGGGCACCAACACCTATCAGCTGCTGACGGCTGAGTTACTGGGCGAACTgagccaggagcaggagccacAGGCGGGAACGGGAACGGGAACAGCTGCCTCTGCGGGGCAGCTATCGCGATCGTCGCCCGTGCCACAAAAGGTGGCAGGCAGCCCCTGCTCCTCGCCGGTTTCACCTGTCGCCGCAAACGAGCTGCTCTTGCAGGCGTGTGCCgcccagctgcagcagcaactgatCAAACAGGAATACGTCAGCGGGGGCAACACTTTGGGTTCcccgcagcaacagcaacagcagcagcagcagccgcagcaagTCCCGATCCTGGGATCCTCGCCCATCCTACCCGCATTCTACGACCAGGAGCCCGTGAGCTTCTACGACAACGTGGTGCTGCCCGGCTTCAAGAAGGAGTTCAGCGACATcctgcagcaggagcagcccAACAACACCGCCGGCGGCTGCCTCTCCGACGAGAGCATGATCGACGCAATCGACTGGTGGGAGGCGCACACGCCCAAGTCCGATGGCGCCTCCACCAACCTGTCCATGTAGCCAAATGCCAAGTCTATCTCAGGCCTCTAGAGTTTTTGAAATCAGCCAAAAAAGGTGCAGGAttttgctgcatacttttggacacctttGCCGGGTGATTTCGAACCTCCAGAGActttcaaagttttttttaaccaaGCCTTGACTGAGTCATTGTGTAAATAGCAATCTAAGCGAACAAAACGAGTCTAAGAACCAGAGAGAGTATGAGAGTCATCTAGTGATATAAACCAAATCGAAAGACCCTTCGAAGACCCAACCACAACATATGAAATAGTTAACCTGATAAAGAGCTAAATGTTGAGCCAGTCGTAGTTTGTAGTCCTTTGCCCCACTTTACTGTATTTTTACTGTGCTTACTTAAGaaccaatttttttcataGATTTAATGTACGAATGTTGAGTTGATAAGCGATTTTACATATGTATGTCTCTGAATATAAAgcaaatatatatgaaaatttgtGAGAAATCAAGTTCGTTTCGGTGGTGTTACTTGGGTTTTAAAACGTTTGTTTTCAGCTCGTATTTCACTTTGATGTGGCAGAGCTAATCCCCATGAGATCGGACCTAGTTCCCATAGCCCCGATCCGCTGCCCAACGGTTTTGCATATCATATTGGGTTTCGAAAATAATGGCTAATGGCTAGCAAACATGCACACTCATCGGATCCGAAAAAACGGAATGGTGAATATCACCATGGTATCGGAATATCATGTTCATTTTGGTAAGCGTCCATGCATGCAAAAGGACTCGCCGCCTGACGAATAGATGGGAGCGAAACAAGGATAcaggaaaatatttgcatacatGCACTTTAAAAACCCcgttttcgaaaatttgaatataatttaaaaatatatattatatttttataatattctgaaaattaaaaaagcaattcacgtaatatttaataataatattttagatatttaaaaacatatataaattttttatacaaaatcggtTGGCATTCCAGAATGCATTtccaattattaaaaaaaaaaacgaacttTTGAAAATCCACTTTTTACGAACCAAGTTGGCTATCCCATCTGTTGAATTATATGATATTCTAGTCCCTCTTTCTTGTAGTGTAGCCTAGAGGGTAGCAGATCCTGCAAGGCACTGCGCTCCAGTGCCCCGATATGCTAATGAGCCTCATGTCCTGATAAATGACAGTGGCGTTTGGGAAGTATTCGAATTCCGAATGCCGTAACCCTGCAACGTGGGAATTGAAAATGGGAACTGGAAATGTAAGAGTTGTGCTGCAAGTGTTCGGGATTCGATTGTAACGGCTCGGTTTAAACATGTGCCCGACCCATAATGACACGAGTAATTAAAAGTGCACCGAAAGAAAGGGGGAGGAGGTGGAAAAACTCTGGGGTGGTTGGGAAAAGGGAGGAAAAGCCTTCAGGCCAAGGACCTCAgtgcatattaattagggatTTAACCGGGCAACCGCAAAAGCAAACGGATTGCCCCTAAAAAAGGCTCTTAAAGGCTCCGATATCGAATTGCCGATCTCAAGATGGAATCTTTGATCGATTAGTTCATCTAAAAGTGTTTGAGCCGTGTTTGGGATTTGCATAAATGATTGAAGGGTCCTGTCAAGGAAAAGGGGAGATTTAGGTTAAAAAAGGAACCATTCTTTCAGTCATAaaggaattatttaaattaaaaaatggtaaaggTTTTCCCATCATTAAAAGTGTCAGTCAATCAGAGCATAACtcaaaaactataatttatttataaaagttgGAAAATGAATTTGAACTTTGAACATCAAAATGTAGTACGGAATATTTACTGCcatttatttaccaaaataCATAGATCTCCCTCCATTGTTCCCACTCTCCTCATTCACTTtcctgaaaatatttataatctcCAAGGAGATATATAGGCACATACTTTTGGCATTTAAAGTAGCAAAATCTTGACTGCTCTGCTCATTATTTACAGGATATTTTCTCACCCTCACGCTGACTTGGCGCTAGGCTCTCCTGTCCCCTGGCTCCTGTCTCCCGGCTAATGGTATGCAGGACCTCATTGTCCTGTGCCTACGTGTCCTGGCAACTGTCTCCCCCTCCCTTTCCCCTGGGACATCTGCCCAAGCAGGACAAAACCTAGAGAATAAACagaaaaacggaaaaaacGCGCCAACCCAAAGGATATAGATGATGCAAAATTATCCAAGACGGCCGAACAATGAGGAAAATCAATTGAAAATCGTTTGTCCATTAAGAAAAGATGGCCTGTGCCAAAGGATCAGCCGGGAGGGAGAAGTGCATCTGCAGGGCCCCGAAAAATCGAGGAACCCAAACGAATCTGGGTTGTACACTCTTAGAAAAAAAGGATCTTAACTTGGGACCAAAGTTGTAGGCACAAAACTAAATTTAACTTGGAATTTACGTATTCTTCTTGAAAATCAAGAACAATTTAAGCTTAGTTTTAGACAAGTAGTTCAAACGAAGATCAGAGAAGAAGAGATCTTAACTTGTGATCAAACTCAAAGatataaaactaaattgaAGTTGAAGACTTGAAgttgtaatatttttcttgaaactcaaGAACAGTTTAAGCTTAATTTTGGACGAGGAGTTCCAACGAATCTGGATAGTACTCTCATAGAAATAGAGGATCCTAGCTTGGGACCGAAGTCGTAGGTATAAAACTAAATTGGACTTGAAGTTCACATATTTTTTCTTCTCATTCAAGAACAGTTTAAGCTTAACTTTGAACCATTGGTTCCCAAATTTATTCATTAGTAAATATTCTTCCTTATTAACTATTTTTCTGCGTGTAATTGCTGGCCTGATCCGAGCTCCTGAGTTCGCCTACAACCCCCTTTTCGGAGCAGTTTCCAGTTTCCCAGTCCAGGTGCAAAGGCATTTTCCTACCTTTCCATTTTCCCGAGTGATTGTGGTGGGTGCCGTTCACCGTTAGCAGTGAAAATCTCTCCACGCAccgttatagttattaaatattggtAATGCGACACGCCCCTCAAGCGTGCACCTTCGATTTTGGATCGGATTTCGCCTTTTTCCCGTTCGATCTCGGAAATCTTTGCCGTTAGCTGGGCCCGGTCTTCTGTTTTCAATAATTTGCTGAAAAAGGCCTGGGGAACGGGGGAATCCTCAAAGGGTTTTATGGTAGGGAACCGCTGGTGTCCTTCGATCGGGGGATTCGGTTTCGAGGCCCTGGGTGCCGCTATCGCTTTTGATTTTTCCCGTTTGGCGTCACGCCCCCACGTGTCACCGCTGAATATTCATAAATCACTGCGCGCAATAATGAGTTATTGCCCCGGGTACCGTCTGTTCTCCGGTTCACTTTAGCGTGTGCGCCTGCGCAGACCGTGGACTTGATTGGGTGTCCCGTTGCCCAGACCCTCCGATTCCTGGCATATTGCATTACCAGCCAGGTGCTGATCCCTGACCCGATCGAACACGAGCTGGAACTCAATTGTAATTGCGACAGATGACACAAGTTTCTGGGGCATTGAGGTCCTGGTTGAAAACGTCTTGAAGGAAGCACTCCATAAGGACAGATGTCTTGGTATTCATCATTATTATACTCGTTATAACGATAACGAATTGAGTTCTGGCCGGCTATTCCTGCTCGATTGGTTGACTGCTTGAGGAGCACCATTCATAAGCAGCTTCAAGTGCTTAGAGGATTTGACCACGCTGATCCTTTGTGGCCCAGTTTCATTCAGGGCTTCCATTGATGCACTTTCATTCAGCTCTGGATACTCTGCTCCGGCAATTACACTACTTGCCGTGGCTCATGAAATTAACCGCAGCCTAAGCCGAGCTACTTAAACTTAAGCAGCTACTTACTTTCCACAGTTCCCAGAGTTTTCCCTATCTGTCTTCGAGTGGACGCACTTCAGGCCACAATGAGGCACTCAAGAGCGCGCTTTGTGGCTAAGAACCCTAAGCGGCTAAGCCAGCGACTGGCAGCCGGGTCAAGAGGATAACGCTGGACAACAGTGGAGGGAAAAGCAGGTTAACACTTTCTGGCACCGCCTGCGGTTCACCTAAGCCCCCCGCCCTCTAGTTTCTCCATTTTCCACTTCAACCGGAGATGATCTTGCGTATGGCTGCGGCCGACGGATCCGAGTTAATTTCATTCATGACTCGCGTCCCGGTTCCATATTGTACTCATCCAATCATCCAAACTATGCCGTGCCATGCactcaaagaaatatttttgaaaaatgtgttGCTAGAGGTAGGGCGAATATCATTAAATTCTCCTTATATACAGTTCATAAGGTGCTAAAATTAGAAAGAAGAAGGGATTCTTTATTTGTAgtgatattataaataaaagttttattgaATCCACATATATCTATCATAAATGTTTACGCAATAATACAAGTAAAGCATTATATATGCAACTCCATACTGTTTTTCTGTGAGTGGAGCCCCAAGGCAAGGCATAAGGACAACACATGTGGCCTTCCTCATTTGGACTCCGTTTGGGAAGCATTAATTGAAACTGCTCCCCAGGCCTGGCTGCACATGTTTTCCCTTTCCAGGACATTTTCGGGATGTCACCGAGTCCACGTGGGTCTGGTACCCAGTGTTCCCATACACCAATGTACATTCCCATGTTTTGACTAACGCACCCGGGGTGGCCACAGGGCCTGCTCTCCGGGCTGAAGCGGAGTATTGAGTCATCAGAGCAGCGATTGTATGACAAACACAATTTTGACACATTCTGTTGGCCAAATTCAATGGGCAGCGCACTCCAGGAAGCGCTTTGCAGCCAGTTTTGCATTGATTGAGATGTCCTTGCACTCAGGTCCTTGTCCGAATATTCCCCGAGCTCTTTGTGCGGCTCTGTCGTTCCCCTGAAGCTGTTTTGTGTGCAGCTTGAGGGCCACCGGGCTCCTGTGATTCAGCAGGACCCATCCCGGCCAGCTGTGGGGTCCTTTTCGAGAAGCACTCACAATGAGGCCACACGAAGACGTCCCGGAAACAGCTCAATCCAGGCAACTCCATGCCACAATTTGCCCCAGAAAGGAGAAGAAACAATCGAACCCAGTCACCTAGCATttctaaataataaaacaacagTCTGTTTTACCAATaccgaattaaaaaatactttaaccCATTTGAATACCACCTGGTCAAAAGCCTAGGGCACACATTATGTATAATTTACTGACGATTTCCTCCCGAGCACATGCCAAGAGAATGGGATCAAGCCAGAAAGGCCCATCAAACCATGGCAATCTAAGAAAGGTGCAGTATAAAAACCTCAACTTTATGGTTACCACGTGGGATGCCATTGGGAGTTTTGGAAGGACGAGCTACTAATCGGCGGTCATCAAAGGCGAGTCCTCGGGTGTCACGCATGAAGGACACATCTCCGTGGCTCCGAAAGGATTCCGCTTTCGCCTCGCAGTGCGCCATAAAAAACGGAATGGATGTGCCCAAACATCCGGAGGCCGAGGCCCACTGGATTGGGTTACAGATCCGCAGGTAAGGCCGCTATTTGCCTAGCGCAAAAAAGGACAATGACCAAACAGAATCGATGCGCATCGCTTGGTTTTCGGCGTTTCTCTTTTACGGGGACCTGCTGCATGTCCTTTTTGCTGTCTGCAGAAGGATGCTGGGGAAGGGTTCATCAATCGTGTGTTTGGCAACACAGGAAGTGCGGAAGAAACCGAAAGGACTTCCGTTTCGATCCCTTTCGATCCGTTTCGATCCGTTTCGTAATCCGATGCTCGTTAACCGAACGAAAATCGAACGGAAAATTGCCAGGGACCAAAAGTGAAAGCCGACTCCCAAGGCGGAATTCGGCTAATCAGCAAAAAGGAGTGGGAATTTCTGGTGCTCCTCATGGGCACCTCCTCTTGCCGAAACCCGCGACAAACTGCTGGCGATCTCGACACAATAGCATTTGCATTTGTCAGCCGCGCAATCTGCCCCCGATTAATCGCATTACAAATCGCCCGGCGAATGAGGTGTCGACTTAAGATCAGCATAATGCTAACAAATACGAGCAGGTAGGTGCCTGCTGCCGCGGCACAAGGTGGGGAACCCGAATACCTCGCCAAGGACAGGCCCGGCatcaatattttgacattgCCAGCGGCTTGCAAACTGCCGATTGCCTCGCATTAGCGCATTAACCCGCTGATTGCAGAGGTCCGCAGGGTCTGCGATGGTCTTGGGGCAGGCATTGTGCAAGGTCCGCggaaagaaatttaaatataaagatCCAAAGTTTACTGTAAAACCGTTCCTTACTTTATATTAAACTGTAAGAACCTAACCTTAACATAACGTAACCTATAATACCTGCTATTACCAAATGATATACCATAGAACCCCTTTTTTTCAAGGAAATGTTAGGATTTTTTCTTGACCACTATATTATGACTCCTTTTAACCCACGAGACTATCAAAACCACGATGAAGATACCACAGTGTTCAGATAACCATAGTTACTATCATAAAAAGCAGCCCCAACCCCTTCGCAGCCCAAAAGGAAACCTCTTTCATTTgcaattaaatctttttgcAGTTCCATTGGCTCcccataaaaaagaaatgtttgccCCTGATTTTCCTATAATATCTGCGCTTACCAAATGATATACCATAGAACCCCTTTTCATCAAGGAAATGTTAGGATTTTTTCTTGACCACTATATTATGACTCCCTTTAACCTACTAAACCATCAAAACTACTATAGAGAGACTCAAATGATCAGATCACCATAGTTACTATCGTAACAAGCAGCCCCGACCCATCCGCACCCAAAAAGAAAACCTCTTTCCTTtgcaattacattttttttgcagcTCCATTGGCTACTTGCCTTGTCGTACatgtatttttcatatttttgggTTTCATTCAAACCATTTGACTTAATAAATACTAGAATAGAGAAAAAAAATCACACTACATGGCTaggaaaaaaaagaacagaTAGTGATAGaagaagaaataataaaaggtgAAGAGCACAAACAGTTGCGTTGAATAGTTGGTTAAAGGATATTGGTATATATACGTATACATTATAGAGGGGCACCACCCGCTAAGGACCAACAAACAAAAAGGATATGATATAGGAGTAACgagataaaaagaaagaaaaattggTTGACTCTCTGGCTGGCTTGTGTGTGGGGTTCTTCTGCGGTTCGTCGGATGCAGGGGGGTTCGTCATCGTGGTTTCGGATCGGGCTAGACAGCGGGACTCATCATCTATGTACAGGGCTGGGTTCGGGACTGCGGTTCTGGGTGCGGGGTTCCTAGGGTTCCTAGGGTTCCAAAGGTTCCTAAGGCTCCTAGGGTTCCTAGGCTTCCTTAAGTTCCCTAAGCCACCGTGGCATACTGACGCTTCTCCAGGGAGACATTGAATCCGTTCTCCAGCTTCAGGATGATGTCGGCCTGCAGCTTGAAGTCCGCCTCCGTGTCGGTGGAGTGGACGATGTAGTTCCGCACGATGGTGGAGAGCAGGACCTTCAGCTTCAGCATGGCGTACTTGCGGCCCACACAGCTCCTGGGTCCGGCGCTGAAGGGGATGAAGGAGTAGTAGTGCCTGTTGGCCATGCGCTCGGGCAGGAAGTTGTCCGGGTCGAACTTGGTCGGATTGGGGTAGATGTCGGGGCGTCGGTGCACGCAGTACTGCAGCACAATGACCGTGGTGCCCTTGGGCACGGTGTACGGGCCACTGGCCAGCTTGAGGTCGTAGTCCAGGCGCCTGGCGATCAGCGGTACTGGAGGGTACAACCGCAGGGTCTCCAGGATCACGCGCTCCAGGTACTTCATCTCCATGGTGTCGGCGAAGGTGCAGTCCCTCAGCATGTTGTCGCCGAAGATGGCCTTCTGCTCGGCAAAGACCTTGGCCTGGATGTCCTTGTGGATGCCCATCATGCAGAGGGCAAAGCTGGAGCCGGCCGAGGTGGTGTCGTGACCCTCGAACATGATGGTGTTCACCTCGTCCATGATGTCCTTCTCGTTCCACTCGATGTCGGGGTTCTTCGCCATCTCGACCATGGCATCCAGGAGAGCCAATCGCCGCTTGGCGCCCACATCGTTCTCATCGATATCGTCCAGATCGTCGCGCAGACCCTCCTTCTTGGAGGCCGGCGAGCTGGACACCGGGGTGGAGATCTCCTCCACGATGGCGCGCGACTCCTCCTGGAAGTTCTCCTTGCGGTCCTTGACCACCTTGCTGGTCATGCCCAGGATGATGTTCATCATGCGGTCGCCCTTCTCGCGCAGCTTGGTGAACTTGTAGATGGAGTCCAGGCGGTAGAGCAGCTTCACCTGTCGCTTGTGGATGATGTCGCACATGTCGACGACGGCCTGGGCGTACTCGAAGCTCTTGTTGCCCTCCGGCAGCTTCTTCACACCCATGGCGGTGGACAGCAGGATGTCGACGGTGGTCTGCGACATGTAGTCATGGACATCGAACGACTTGCCCGCCTCCAGGCCCATCCTGGCCACCACCGACTTGGAGTGGTCCACGAACGTGGGCACGAAGCTCTTCAGGATGCTCTGGTGGAAGGTGGGGGCGATCATCTTGCGGTGGTGGCGCCAGTGGTGTCCGTTGCTTATCAGCAGGCCGTCGCCGAACCATGGCTTGAAGTAGCGGTACTCCTCCGCCTTGGTCAGGTGCTGGTGGCCGCTCAGGATCAGCTCGATGTCGCTGGGATTGGTGAGGAACACCAGGAGCACGTTGCCCAGCCAGGCCTTCATCGTCTCGCCGTACTTGTTCAGGTAGCCCAGGCCGACGGCCAGGATCTCGGCGTTGCTCAGGCCGGCGGCCACGTGGGCCTGTCCCAGAATGGGCAGCTCCGGCGGCGAGGGTATGTTGGCCACCATGCGGTACTCCCGGCTATTCCGGCGCCAGTACTCGTACAGCGCCATGGCCACCAGGGTGCCCACCAGGGTGGTCAGCATGGGGCTGAATCCCAGGACCGTCGTCGACGAactggccgccgccgcctgttGCAGCGTCTCCTGCACCGTTTCCACTGACATGGTTGCTCCGGTCTCTTGCTTCGTGATCCTCCTCTTTGGCTTCTCAAGATGGCACTGTTGCTATTGCAGCCGCCAGCGCTCAACTGTGGATCACCATAATCCGAGCCCAGCGTTTTATACGGTCCCCGGGGTCTGGAGGCCACTGGCTAAGTCAAGCGTATGCcattccgattccgatcccCGTTCCCAGTCCCACGAATTAGCAAACCAAATCCCGGTCACGTACTCGCTTGGCGGCGACGGAACCTTTGGAGCCCGGCTGCACTGCGTCATTGGCTCTTGGTGGCTCCGCTTAGTTGGT containing:
- the LOC108023563 gene encoding cytochrome P450 4g1, encoding MSVETVQETLQQAAAASSSTTVLGFSPMLTTLVGTLVAMALYEYWRRNSREYRMVANIPSPPELPILGQAHVAAGLSNAEILAVGLGYLNKYGETMKAWLGNVLLVFLTNPSDIELILSGHQHLTKAEEYRYFKPWFGDGLLISNGHHWRHHRKMIAPTFHQSILKSFVPTFVDHSKSVVARMGLEAGKSFDVHDYMSQTTVDILLSTAMGVKKLPEGNKSFEYAQAVVDMCDIIHKRQVKLLYRLDSIYKFTKLREKGDRMMNIILGMTSKVVKDRKENFQEESRAIVEEISTPVSSSPASKKEGLRDDLDDIDENDVGAKRRLALLDAMVEMAKNPDIEWNEKDIMDEVNTIMFEGHDTTSAGSSFALCMMGIHKDIQAKVFAEQKAIFGDNMLRDCTFADTMEMKYLERVILETLRLYPPVPLIARRLDYDLKLASGPYTVPKGTTVIVLQYCVHRRPDIYPNPTKFDPDNFLPERMANRHYYSFIPFSAGPRSCVGRKYAMLKLKVLLSTIVRNYIVHSTDTEADFKLQADIILKLENGFNVSLEKRQYATVA
- the LOC108023257 gene encoding achaete-scute complex protein T8 produces the protein MAALSFSPSPPPKESPKENASPALKATLKPFGKITVHNVLSESGANALQQHIANQNTIIRKIRDFGMLGAVQSAAASTTNTTPVPSQRKRPLGESQKQNQQNQQNQQNQQPSGGKAPVPAKRSKSSKKAAVEKPPKAQATTQPSKISAEPGLGTPGRKGLPLPQAVARRNARERNRVKQVNNGFALLRDKIPEEVSEAFEAQGAGRGASKKLSKVETLRMAVEYIRSLEKLLGFDFPPLSGQGNSSGSGDDSFMFIKDEFDGLDEHFDDSLSNYELEEPLPPAGQPALPVESQIPNASQNENQSPLQASDLLPSLTTLNGMQYIRIPGTNTYQLLTAELLGELSQEQEPQAGTGTGTAASAGQLSRSSPVPQKVAGSPCSSPVSPVAANELLLQACAAQLQQQLIKQEYVSGGNTLGSPQQQQQQQQQPQQVPILGSSPILPAFYDQEPVSFYDNVVLPGFKKEFSDILQQEQPNNTAGGCLSDESMIDAIDWWEAHTPKSDGASTNLSM